Genomic DNA from Desulfosoma caldarium:
TTCAGACCTTTTACCTGGATCCTGCGCATCCCAATGCCCTGCAGCCGGGCAAACGCCCGAGAACCACCCTGACGCCATCCTTGGCCTTTCGGGACGGCCAGCCATGGATGGCCTTCGGCACCATGGGCGGGGATCAGCAGGATCAATGGACCCTGCAATTTTTCCTCAACCGCGTAGTCTTTGGCATGGACACGGCCCAAGCCATCGAAGCGCCCAAGGTCTGTTCGGACCATTTCCCCGGGACTTTTTATCCCCATGACGCCTATCCGGCACGGGTGCGTGTGGAATCGCGCATGCCCGAAGCGACTCGACGCGCCCTGGAATCCCTAGGCCACGATGTGGTGGTGGATCCGCCCTGGAGTTTGGGCTTCATATGTGCGGTGTCCCGCGAAAGGGACGGGCTTTGTGTGGCAGGGGCCGATCCTCGAGGCCATCGCCACGGTGTGTTCCCATCCTGCGCCTTGGCCTGGTGACGTCGTCATGATCTTCGTGATGGAGGAGAACTTATGGAAAAATTAGCCGAATTGTGCGACCGCCTGGACACCGTGAATCGAACTATCGGCCGTGGCATCGCCTGGGTGTCGTTGATCATGGTGGCCGTGGTGACCGTGGACGTCATTCTGCGCTACCTTTTCAAAATCACTTTTGTTTTTGTGCAGGAATTGGAGTGGCATCTGTTCGGTTTTCTCTTTCTTGTGGGTGCCGGCTACACCCTGCTCTACGATTCTCATGTGCGCGTGGATGTCTTTTATCAACGCTTTTCCCCGAAAACCAAAGCGTGGATTAATTTTCTGGGATGCCTTCTGTTCCTCTTTCCTGGCTGCTACCTCATCATCGCCACTTCCATGACTTTCGTGGCAAACTCCTGGTCCATCGCCGAGGGGTCTCCGGACCCCGGAGGGCTTCCTGCCCGCTACGTCATCAAGGCCATGATCCCTCTGGGATTTGCTTTGGTGGCCATCCAAGGGGTTCCCATGGCTTTGCGCAGCCTTATGGTGCTGATGGGCTCGACCGAAACCTCTGCGAAAGGCGCGAAAGGAGAGCACTGATGGAATCCTTGCCAGGACTGATGTTTCTTACTCTGACTATCCTTCTCATGTTCGGGTTTCCCGTTGCCTTTACCCTTTTGGGAACGGCCCTGTTTTTCGGTCTGTACGGGTTTGGTTGGGATTTTTTTCATCTGCTGCCTCTGCGCATCTGGGGCGTCATCACCAACTTTACGCTCATTGCGGTGCCCCTTTTTGTCTTCATGGGCGTGATGCTGGAACGTTCCGGCATTGCCGAAGAGCTTTTGGAGACCATGGCTCTGCTTTTTGGTAGAATTCGAGGAGGTCTGGCCGTTTCCGTGGTTGTCGTCGGTGCACTTCTCGGCGCATCCACGGGCATTGTGGGAGCCACCGTGGTGACCATGGGGCTTTTGAGTCTTCCCACCATGCTGCGGCGAGGCTATCAGCCCGAATTGGCTACAGGAACCATTTCCGCCTCCGGGACCCTAGGACAGATCATTCCTCCCAGCATTGTTTTGGTCCTTCTCGGCGACATCATCGGGGTTTCCGTCGGTGACCTCTTCGTCGGCGCCGCAATTCCCGGTCTGCTCCTTGTGGTTCTCTATATCTTCTACCTCCTCGTTGTGGCTCGAATCAAACCCGCTTGGGCACCTCTCATTCCCCAGGAGGAATGGCGGGAGATACTAGAAGCTGGGCTTTTTCGACGCCTCGCCAAGGCCTTGATTCCGCCCCTTGTGCTGATGGTGAGCGTCCTAGGCTCCATCTTTGCCGGCATTGCTTCACCGACGGAAGCCGCGGCCGTGGGAGCCACGGGAGCCATGGTGCTGGCGGCCGCATACCGCAAATTTTCCTTAGAGATTCTGGTTCAGGTCATGCAAACCACCACGCGTCTCACCTGTATGGTGTTTATCATCTTGGTGGGTGCAGGGGCGTTCGGGCTGGTTTTTCGAGGATTAGGTGGAGATCATTGGGTTCGGAACATTCTGACGCATATTCCTTACGGCAAATGGGGCGTGCTCTTCATCTGCATGAGCATCGTCTTTATCATCGGCTTCTTTTTGGATTTCATCGAAATCACCTTCATCCACATTCCGGTTCTTGCGCCCATCATGAAAGCCATGGGCTTTGACCCTCTTTGGTTTGCCATCCTGTTTGCCGTCAACCTTCAAACGTCTTTCATGACGCCGCCCTTTGGGTTTTCTCTGTTTTACCTCAAAGGCGTGGCCCCTCCGGAAATCACCACAGGCCACATCTATCGAGGCATCATTCCCTTTGTTGTTTTGCAACTTCTTAGCTTGTTAATTTTGGTTTTTTTCCCCACCTTAGCCACGTGGCTTCCACACAAGCTCCTGCGCTGAGAAAAAAGAACGCGCGCCCAAGAGACCCCTGCCGGGCGCGCGTTCTGTGACCCCTCCCCAGCCCCCCTTGCGGGCTGCCATGGATGCAAAGGCACACCGCAAGGGCGGTGACGTTTCTCAGGCGCCGGTCTTCGCGGCGATAACATCGTAGTACGCTTTTTCTGAAACGGATCCCCACGCGCCGATCTTTGCCTTGAACGCTTTGAAGGCTTCATGGACCTTACGGGCAACGGGGTCCTTGTTGGCTTCTTCTTCGATGGTTTCTTCGGCAAGCTTCCGCAGTCCGTCCAAGACCTGGTCGGGGAAACGCACCAGTTTCACTTTGTGTTCTTTGACCAAGGTTTCCAGGGCGGCCCCGTTCTGCGCCTCGAACTCGCTCAAGCTCCAAAGATTCGTTTCCATGGCCACGGCATCGAGAATGATCTGCAGGTCCTTGGGAAGCGACTCATAAGCTTTCTTGTTGAAGATCACCTCTAGTGTCGTCCCCGGTTCGTGCCAACCCGGGTAATAGTAGTACTTGGCGGCTTGATAAAAGCCCATGCGCAGGTCGTGCATCGGGCCCACCCACTCCGTGGCATCGATCACGCCGCGTTCCAACGAGGTGTAGATCTCTCCGCCGGCCAACAGGACCACAGTCCCTCCTGCCTTTGACAGAACCTTTCCGCCGAGGCCCGGTATGCGCATCTTAAGGCCTTTAAAATCGTCAAGGGTCTCAATTTTTTTGTTGAACCAGCCGCCCATTTGCACACCTGTGTTGCCCTGAGGTCTGGGCACCACATTAAAGGGCGCGTACACTTCCTCCCAGAGCTTCAATCCTCCGCCAGAATAAAACCAGGCGTTGATTCCTTGAGCATTGAATCCAAACGGCACGGCTGAAAACCATTGTGCCGCCGGACTCTTACCCGCCCAATAATAGGAAGCGGAACTGCCGCATTCGACGGTGCCTTGCGAGACGGCATCAAAGGTACCCAGGGGTGGAACCAGTTCCCCGCCTGCATAGACCTCGATCTTCAAGCGCCCTCCACTGGCTTCCTCCACGCGCTTGGCAAACCGCTCAGCGCCGGTCTGCAGCACGGGCAACTCCGGTGGCCATGTGGTCACCATGCGCCACTTATAAGTCTGCCCTTTGGGCCACACGTATGGGGCGTTAACGGTCGCCGCTGCCACTGCCGCAGCCGATCCCAGTCCCACTTTCTTGACGAACGATCTTCTGTCCATTCCGTCCTCCTTCGTTTCACCTTGGTACGTGTCCTTGTTGCCACCTTGACTCCCTGGAATTGAGCCACTGTCGCAGGCGGGGGTAAGTAGGTTGCGCAGCACAGGGAAAATCGAGAGAGGGAAAAGGAGTAAAAGGGATCCTCGCCTGACCCGTTCGTCATTTCCCTTTACCACAGCTAGCCATTCATGCCAAATACTCTTCGACGCGGCGCCCAACCACGTCAGCCTTTTAAACACAGCTCCAGGAGCTGAACCGTTATGATTCGTCTGGTTATGTGGGGATTGGCCGCATCGGCCTTCTTTAGCGCCACCTTCATTGTGAATCGGGCCATGAGCCTCTCCGGCGGGCACTGGGTCTGGTCGGCCGTGCTTCGCTATTTCCATATGTTGTGGATTCTTACTTTATGGATCATTGTCCGACACGGATGGACCTACTTGACCGAAGTTCTTGGCGTCTTTCGCACCCATATCCTCTTTTGGATCACCGCGGGAAGCATCGGGTTCGGCGTGTTTTACGGCGCTTTGTGCTTTGCGGCCGATCATGCGCCCGGATGGGTCGTCGCGGCCACATGGCAGATCACCATTCTGGCGACGCCCGTGGTTCTCTGGGCGTTTAAGCGTCCTATACCCTATGTCGGTGTCGTGTTCACAGGCCTCATCTTTGTGGGCATTCTTCTCGTGCATGCACAACAGGTGGAACAGCCCACACAGATGCGCGAAACCCTCTTCGGAGCCCTGGCCGTGGTCCTGGCGGCTTTTGCCTACCCTACGGGAAATCAAATGCTCAACGCGGCCCGTCACGGCGGTTTTCAAAGGATACCGTTCGTGCGCCATCCCCACCTTCGCGATGCCCCCACGTGTGTCCTCCTCATGACGCTGGGATCCCTTCCCTTCTGGATTCTTCTGTGGGCGGTGGTAAGCCCTGCGCCACCTGAGAGCTCCCAATGGATGCAAACCGCCATTGTGGCACTGTCTTCCGGTGTCGTCGCCACATCTCTTTTCTATAAGGCCCGAAACGCCTCTCACGAGCCCCTGGCCATCGCCGCGGTGGACGCCACGCAAGCGGGAGAAGTGGTTTTCTCTCTTGTGGGCGAAATCCTTCTCTTGCACGGTGTCTGGCCCACTCTGTGGGGCTGGACCGGATTGACCCTCATCGTTGGAGGACTTGTGGGCTATTGCCTTGGAAATCCTCAAACAGGTCTTGGGCCACGCCTTTTCAGCCGAGCTTCTCCCCTTGGGACAAAGCCGCGAGACCTTCCCGATCCTTGATAAGGATGGAGCGGCCCTGCACTTCAATAAGCCCGGCAGCCACCATTTTGGAAAAGATACGGGACAAGGTTTCCGGAATGGTGCCGAGCACGGCGGCTAAATGGGTTTTGGTCACATCCAGGTCCACCGTGTCGGCGGAAGGGTTGCGTTCGTTCAGGTAGAGAAGATAGGACGCGAGCCTTCCGGGAACCTCCTTGAGGGAAAGGGTTTCCACAAGGGCCGTGAAATGACGCAGCTTGCGGGAAAGTACCGCCAACATGGAGAGCGCCAGGCTGTTGTCTTCTTGAATGAAGCGGATGAAGGCATTCCTGGGGATAAAGAGAGCTTCCACGTCCGTCAAGGCTTCTGCATGGGCAGGGTAGGTTCCGCCGGTAAACACCGGCACCTCTCCCAGAATGTTTCCGGCATCAAAAAGATGAAGGATCTGCTCGCGGCCGTCAAAAGAGACCTTGTAGACCTTCACACGGCCACTGCAGACGACGTAAAACCCTTCGGCTTTCTTGCCTTCTGCAAAGATCGCTTCCCCTTTGCGATAGAGGCACTCGGTGCACATGGCCGCAAGCCTTGCCAGCTGATCTCGCGACAGGTTTTCAAACAAGAGCCCGTGGCTCAGGCATTCCATCTTGTTGGCAAGCGATCCTCTGTCCTTCATAGCCTGCCTCCCCGCCAGCGGGTCAACGGGGTCACATCTTGATTTATGCCATGGCAATCAGACCTAAAGTGATCGAACAGGTCGTCCGCACGCGTGTCCAGGCATTACTTTTCTCGGAGCAGCACCAAACGCCAAAAGACCTGGCGAACGCTTCAAGGTCTCCGCGTCCGCCAGGTCCTTATATCATGCCGCCCCGGGAAGCCTTTACGAAAAAAGGGGATCATGTTTTTCTCGAGGCATGGGCGCAACGTCAAAAATCGCCCACCGAATCCACTTTTTGGCCAGGCCGCGCTTTGATTGGGCGTCCAGCTGCAGGCACCATTTCTGCAGCGCCGTGCGCGGCTTCATCTGCGGCCTTGCCGTTGCCTTTCTGGAAACGCCGACCGCGGCGTGGGGTGCGCTCAACGTGCTCTTCCATAACGGAGACGCCCACGATGCTTTGCAGCTCCGCCACAAAGTGTTTCATGCGCTCGGCCAAATGTTGCAATTCGCTGGAGGCGGACGCCGTCTCTTCCGCATGGGCCGCATTTTGCTGCACCACCTGATCCAATTGGGACACCGCTTTGTTGATTTGTTCGATGCCCTCGGCCTGTTCACTGCTGGCCGCTGCAATTTCCGCCACCAGATCCCCGACGCGCCGGCTCCCCGTTTCCACCTTCGTAAAGGCCCCATTGGCCCGCGTCACCATCGTGGAACAGTCCCGAACTTTTTTCACTGTATCTTCAATAATTTCAGCCGTACTTCGCGCCGCCTCGGCAGCTCTCATGGCCAAACTGCGCACCTCATCGGCCACCACGGCAAAGCCGGCTCCGGCGTCGCCGGCTCGAGCGGCCTCCACGGCCGCATTGAGGGCCAGCAGGTTGGTCTGAAAGGCAATTTCATCGATGGTCTTGATGATCTTTTGGGTTTGTTCACTGGCTTCTGAAATGGCCTGAATAGCCCTGGTCAGGTCCCCCATGGCTTCCGTGGCTTCTTCGATGTCCCGGGCCGCTTCCTTGACAATGCCATGGGCCTGGCCGGCATTGTCTGCGTTTTGACGGGTCATGGACGCCAATTCCTCCAGAGCGGACGATGTTTCTTCAATGGACGCCGCCTGCTGGGAGGCGCCGTCAGCAAGGGATTGACCGGCCTCAGCCACCTGATCTGAGGCGGCCCCCAGCTGTTCAGAACCGTTATGTAGCCCGTGAACCACGCCGTAAACGGGACGAGTCACCGAGCGCACAATCCACCAGGTGGCCAAAAGCCCCAGCACCAATAGCGCCCCGACAATCAGTCCAAAGGTAAGGCGAATCTGATTGGCCTGGGCGCGCACATCATCCACGTAAATGCCGCTGCCGACAATCCATCCCCACGGCTGAAAAAGCTTCACGTAGGACACCTTGGGCACTGGCTTTTCCATACCTGGTTTGGGCCAGAGATAGTCCACAAAACCAGCCCCTTTTTCACGGCACACCTTGACAAACTCCACGAAAAGATGCTTCCCGTTTGGATCCTTGAAATCCGCAAGGTCTTTTCCGTCCAGTTCGGGTTTGATTGGATGCATGACCATGACCGGCTTAAGATCGTTAATCCAGAAGTAATCGTTTTCTCGATACCTCATGGTCCGAATTTGATCCAAAGCCTGCTCTTTGGCTGCGTCTTCGGCGATTATTCCCTGTTGCGCCATCTTGGCATACTTCTCCAGGACCGAATAGGCCACCTCCACGATGTGTTTCGTGGCAATGCGTTTTTCTTCCATGAGGCGCGATTGCAACGAAATGGAAATCCAGACCAAGACGGCCGCAAAGGCCACGACTCCCCCGCCACAGTACACGATCAACCTTGTGGAAAACTTGCCTCCCTTTCGCCCAAACTTTGCCATCACCATCCCTCCTGTGCATACCCTCATGAATCCAAAAACTTCCCCTGTCTTGTCTTGCTCTTCGGAAGGATGGGAAGAAAACTTGAGCGAAAATAAGGCCTTTTTTATCGAGGGCGCAGATGCGCAGGAAGTTTTTCCGGGTCCACATCCCCTTCGGTGAACCTGGGTGTGTAAGCACGCACCGCATCGCGATAGCCGTCGCGCAGGCCGCGCCAGAAGTT
This window encodes:
- a CDS encoding TRAP transporter substrate-binding protein; the protein is MDRRSFVKKVGLGSAAAVAAATVNAPYVWPKGQTYKWRMVTTWPPELPVLQTGAERFAKRVEEASGGRLKIEVYAGGELVPPLGTFDAVSQGTVECGSSASYYWAGKSPAAQWFSAVPFGFNAQGINAWFYSGGGLKLWEEVYAPFNVVPRPQGNTGVQMGGWFNKKIETLDDFKGLKMRIPGLGGKVLSKAGGTVVLLAGGEIYTSLERGVIDATEWVGPMHDLRMGFYQAAKYYYYPGWHEPGTTLEVIFNKKAYESLPKDLQIILDAVAMETNLWSLSEFEAQNGAALETLVKEHKVKLVRFPDQVLDGLRKLAEETIEEEANKDPVARKVHEAFKAFKAKIGAWGSVSEKAYYDVIAAKTGA
- a CDS encoding DMT family transporter, which codes for MIRLVMWGLAASAFFSATFIVNRAMSLSGGHWVWSAVLRYFHMLWILTLWIIVRHGWTYLTEVLGVFRTHILFWITAGSIGFGVFYGALCFAADHAPGWVVAATWQITILATPVVLWAFKRPIPYVGVVFTGLIFVGILLVHAQQVEQPTQMRETLFGALAVVLAAFAYPTGNQMLNAARHGGFQRIPFVRHPHLRDAPTCVLLMTLGSLPFWILLWAVVSPAPPESSQWMQTAIVALSSGVVATSLFYKARNASHEPLAIAAVDATQAGEVVFSLVGEILLLHGVWPTLWGWTGLTLIVGGLVGYCLGNPQTGLGPRLFSRASPLGTKPRDLPDP
- a CDS encoding TRAP transporter small permease subunit, translated to MEKLAELCDRLDTVNRTIGRGIAWVSLIMVAVVTVDVILRYLFKITFVFVQELEWHLFGFLFLVGAGYTLLYDSHVRVDVFYQRFSPKTKAWINFLGCLLFLFPGCYLIIATSMTFVANSWSIAEGSPDPGGLPARYVIKAMIPLGFALVAIQGVPMALRSLMVLMGSTETSAKGAKGEH
- a CDS encoding cache domain-containing protein; amino-acid sequence: MAKFGRKGGKFSTRLIVYCGGGVVAFAAVLVWISISLQSRLMEEKRIATKHIVEVAYSVLEKYAKMAQQGIIAEDAAKEQALDQIRTMRYRENDYFWINDLKPVMVMHPIKPELDGKDLADFKDPNGKHLFVEFVKVCREKGAGFVDYLWPKPGMEKPVPKVSYVKLFQPWGWIVGSGIYVDDVRAQANQIRLTFGLIVGALLVLGLLATWWIVRSVTRPVYGVVHGLHNGSEQLGAASDQVAEAGQSLADGASQQAASIEETSSALEELASMTRQNADNAGQAHGIVKEAARDIEEATEAMGDLTRAIQAISEASEQTQKIIKTIDEIAFQTNLLALNAAVEAARAGDAGAGFAVVADEVRSLAMRAAEAARSTAEIIEDTVKKVRDCSTMVTRANGAFTKVETGSRRVGDLVAEIAAASSEQAEGIEQINKAVSQLDQVVQQNAAHAEETASASSELQHLAERMKHFVAELQSIVGVSVMEEHVERTPRRGRRFQKGNGKAADEAAHGAAEMVPAAGRPIKARPGQKVDSVGDF
- a CDS encoding Crp/Fnr family transcriptional regulator; this encodes MKDRGSLANKMECLSHGLLFENLSRDQLARLAAMCTECLYRKGEAIFAEGKKAEGFYVVCSGRVKVYKVSFDGREQILHLFDAGNILGEVPVFTGGTYPAHAEALTDVEALFIPRNAFIRFIQEDNSLALSMLAVLSRKLRHFTALVETLSLKEVPGRLASYLLYLNERNPSADTVDLDVTKTHLAAVLGTIPETLSRIFSKMVAAGLIEVQGRSILIKDREGLAALSQGEKLG
- a CDS encoding TRAP transporter large permease, with the translated sequence MESLPGLMFLTLTILLMFGFPVAFTLLGTALFFGLYGFGWDFFHLLPLRIWGVITNFTLIAVPLFVFMGVMLERSGIAEELLETMALLFGRIRGGLAVSVVVVGALLGASTGIVGATVVTMGLLSLPTMLRRGYQPELATGTISASGTLGQIIPPSIVLVLLGDIIGVSVGDLFVGAAIPGLLLVVLYIFYLLVVARIKPAWAPLIPQEEWREILEAGLFRRLAKALIPPLVLMVSVLGSIFAGIASPTEAAAVGATGAMVLAAAYRKFSLEILVQVMQTTTRLTCMVFIILVGAGAFGLVFRGLGGDHWVRNILTHIPYGKWGVLFICMSIVFIIGFFLDFIEITFIHIPVLAPIMKAMGFDPLWFAILFAVNLQTSFMTPPFGFSLFYLKGVAPPEITTGHIYRGIIPFVVLQLLSLLILVFFPTLATWLPHKLLR